The window CGCTTGTCCAAGCCGATTTCGAGGTCTATCCCGGCGAAATTCTGGGAATCATCGGGCCGAACGGGGCAGGCAAGACAACACTGATGGAATGCCTGGCGGGATTGCAGCCCGCCGATGCCGGCGAGGTGACGTTCCGTGGGCGTCGGCTTGCGCCCGGCAGGCGCAAGGAGGCAATGTTCTACCTGCCGGACGGGATTACCCCTTGGGCGGAACAACCCGTCTGCCGAATCACTGGTTTCTTTCGCGAGATGTTCGGCCGAAGCCTGGCCGATGAGAGGCTTGCGATCGACCGCCTGGCATTGGGTCCCGTCCTGGGGAAAGCGACGTCCGCCTTGTCCAAGGGGTATCGGCGGCGCTTGCTGCTCGCCCTGGCTCTGCTGACGCCGCATCCCGTCTTGATTCTGGATGAGCCCTTCGATGGCTTCGACTTGCGCCAGACCCTTGGGGTCATGGCTCTGTTGCGGGAAATCGCCGCAGAAAAGCGGACACTGATTCTCTCGATCCATCAACTCAATGATGCCGAACGCATCTGCGACCGGCTGTTGCTGCTGGATGCCGGGCGGGTTCTCGGATGCGGAACCCTGGCCGAGTTGCGCCAGCAGGCCGATCTGTCCCACGGCTCCCTGGAGGAGGTGTTCCTTGCGCTTACCTGATCGTTTGCGG is drawn from Azoarcus sp. DN11 and contains these coding sequences:
- a CDS encoding ABC transporter ATP-binding protein, producing the protein MQGEISALPPPSVLAVAGLSRRFGDYQALVQADFEVYPGEILGIIGPNGAGKTTLMECLAGLQPADAGEVTFRGRRLAPGRRKEAMFYLPDGITPWAEQPVCRITGFFREMFGRSLADERLAIDRLALGPVLGKATSALSKGYRRRLLLALALLTPHPVLILDEPFDGFDLRQTLGVMALLREIAAEKRTLILSIHQLNDAERICDRLLLLDAGRVLGCGTLAELRQQADLSHGSLEEVFLALT